One Brassica oleracea var. oleracea cultivar TO1000 chromosome C7, BOL, whole genome shotgun sequence genomic window carries:
- the LOC106301612 gene encoding probable 3-hydroxyisobutyrate dehydrogenase-like 2, mitochondrial, protein METPYPKLITPSTTRIGWIGIGIMGSAMVSHTLAAGYSVTVYARDLRKSKDLQTKGARTANTPRGLAEMSDVVFTIVGNANDVRSLLLGPDGVLPGLKPGGVTVDMTSSQPELAREIHAEARRRYCWAVDAPVSGGDAGAREGTLAIFAGGDSEIVELLCPVMKNMGTVKYMGGAGSGQSCKIGNQICAGSNLVGLAEGMVFAEKAGLDPKKWLDAVKDGAAGSAVMRLFGEMMAERDYKATAFAEYIVKDLGMAADEEEGVGDVAAMPGTALSKQLFSGMVANGDGKLGIQGVVSVIRRLNGMS, encoded by the coding sequence ATGGAAACTCCATACCCGAAGCTCATCACTCCCTCGACGACTCGAATCGGATGGATCGGCATCGGAATCATGGGATCAGCCATGGTCTCTCACACCCTCGCTGCAGGCTACTCCGTCACCGTCTACGCTCGCGACCTCCGAAAGTCAAAGGATCTCCAAACCAAAGGCGCTCGCACCGCAAACACCCCGAGAGGGCTGGCTGAGATGAGCGACGTCGTTTTCACCATAGTCGGAAACGCTAACGACGTCCGATCACTCCTCCTCGGTCCCGACGGCGTGCTCCCCGGCCTCAAACCGGGAGGAGTAACCGTGGACATGACTTCCAGCCAGCCAGAGCTCGCGCGTGAGATACACGCGGAAGCGAGGAGGAGATACTGCTGGGCGGTTGACGCGCCGGTGTCTGGTGGCGACGCGGGGGCTCGGGAGGGGACGTTAGCGATATTCGCGGGAGGAGATTCGGAGATCGTGGAGTTGTTGTGTCCTGTGATGAAGAATATGGGAACGGTTAAGTATATGGGAGGAGCGGGGAGTGGGCAGAGCTGCAAGATCGGGAACCAGATCTGCGCTGGAAGCAACTTGGTGGGGCTCGCGGAAGGGATGGTGTTCGCGGAGAAGGCGGGTTTGGATCCGAAGAAATGGCTTGACGCGGTGAAGGACGGTGCGGCGGGGTCGGCGGTTATGAGGCTGTTCGGGGAGATGATGGCGGAGAGGGATTATAAGGCGACGGCGTTTGCGGAGTATATTGTGAAAGATTTGGGGATGGCGGCGGATGAGGAGGAGGGAGTTGGTGACGTGGCGGCGATGCCTGGGACTGCTTTGAGTAAGCAGTTGTTCTCTGGGATGGTGGCGAATGGAGATGGTAAGTTGGGGATTCAAGGGGTGGTTTCTGTTATCAGGAGACTTAACGGTATGTCCTGA